A genomic region of Rhodohalobacter sp. 614A contains the following coding sequences:
- the mfd gene encoding transcription-repair coupling factor, with product MIDQITSAIQQNVGVSSQNIAEKLEGKAILEWKGFIGSSANFLLSNIRGKTQTLLYIAKDFEKAASVASDFENLGASNVYLFPPTRNKPYDQEKVVDMSVMVQRSEVLEMLSEKPSLTIIASVDAITEKLVPASQFYESSIHLKKGDEHAPAKLSEKLTEQGYRATRFVDAPGEFAIRGGIFDVFPFSGEYPVRLEFFGDEIDSIREFDPDSQRSIAFLNETRLVPNAATSESGDKDSLMSYLPKNSIIAAEDSDLIREQIQEHFEKATEIYEQLDQENHPKPSSEYLTTTEWDETIQNFGMILLGTFNQKIEPDESIQLKASPHPSFNGSFKLLKEFISDQTKKRNHTYILTDHENQKDRFENILGDSANNFRYTVLIQNLQEGFLLPENGLAILTDHQIFNRYHRPRINRKRVRGGISFKELKDLNIGDYVVHVDYGIGKFAGFKKIEVRGAVQEAAVLRYQEDSILYVNVSSLHKLQKYSGKEGKVPKITKLGSGEWARKKASTKKKVKDIAKDLIELYAKRKAQDAFEYSSDNAWQTEMEARFEFEETPDQMDAINAVKNDMESSQPMDRLVCGDVGFGKTEVAIRAAFKAVMDQKQVAVLVPTTILADQHYKTFSRRMEEYPVKVDVISRFRSKAEQKQIIEDLKEGKTDILIGTHRIVSKDIKFKDLGLMITDEEQRFGVTVKEKLKEFRASVDVLTLTATPIPRTLQFSLMGARDLSIINTPPPNRQPVYTEIHSYDEVLIRDAIIEEISRGGQVFFIHNRVKNIEEMAGMIRQLVPDIRVRFAHGQMSPAKLEKIIRDFYLNKFDVLVSTNIVENGIDIANANTIIINNANNFGLSELHQLRGRVGRSNRKAYCYLITPPVNTLTPEARKRLTALEEFSDLGSGFNIAMRDLDIRGAGDILGAEQSGYISDIGFELYTKILDDAVRELKETEYGSLFKHEEKKVDYPDTKVEFDLSAYLKNSYVEDSVERLNLYRKLSEAESLKQIDEWQEELEDRFGEMPDSGINLLKAAKIKLLASRLFFKKVTARSDRMWLLCPKNESKLGDHFYDTGLFQSTLKKIQSYKEHPYQVVQKNDAVTFVISNIPNVDAAISYLQKLQKTNVEETEPV from the coding sequence ATGATTGACCAGATCACATCGGCAATTCAGCAAAACGTAGGAGTTTCTTCCCAAAATATTGCTGAAAAATTAGAGGGAAAAGCGATCCTCGAATGGAAGGGATTTATCGGTTCTTCAGCGAATTTTCTCCTTTCAAACATTCGGGGCAAAACCCAAACCCTCCTCTATATCGCAAAGGATTTTGAAAAAGCGGCTTCCGTTGCATCTGATTTTGAGAATCTCGGAGCATCCAATGTTTACCTTTTTCCGCCCACAAGAAACAAACCGTATGATCAGGAAAAGGTTGTGGATATGTCGGTTATGGTTCAGCGTTCCGAAGTTTTAGAGATGCTGAGTGAAAAACCGTCGCTTACAATTATCGCTTCGGTGGATGCCATCACGGAAAAACTTGTACCTGCAAGCCAGTTTTACGAATCGTCCATTCATTTGAAAAAGGGAGACGAACATGCTCCGGCCAAACTCTCTGAAAAGCTTACCGAGCAAGGTTATCGGGCCACCCGGTTTGTGGATGCTCCTGGTGAATTTGCCATTCGTGGGGGTATTTTTGATGTCTTTCCATTTTCGGGAGAATACCCGGTCCGGCTGGAATTCTTTGGCGATGAAATTGACTCAATTCGTGAATTCGATCCGGATTCCCAGCGATCGATTGCTTTTCTGAATGAAACCCGATTGGTTCCGAATGCCGCAACTTCCGAAAGTGGAGATAAAGACAGTTTGATGTCTTATTTGCCAAAAAATTCGATTATAGCTGCTGAAGATTCAGACCTGATCCGCGAACAAATCCAGGAACATTTTGAAAAAGCGACGGAAATTTATGAGCAGCTCGATCAGGAAAATCATCCCAAACCCTCCTCTGAATATTTAACGACTACAGAATGGGATGAGACAATCCAGAATTTCGGGATGATTCTTTTGGGTACATTCAATCAGAAGATTGAGCCGGATGAGTCGATTCAGTTGAAGGCATCTCCTCACCCATCCTTCAACGGAAGTTTTAAACTTCTCAAGGAGTTTATATCTGATCAGACAAAAAAAAGGAATCATACTTACATCCTAACAGATCACGAAAATCAAAAAGACCGATTTGAAAATATTTTAGGTGATTCGGCTAACAATTTTCGATACACCGTTCTCATCCAGAATCTTCAGGAAGGATTTCTGCTTCCTGAAAACGGATTGGCCATTTTAACGGATCACCAGATTTTTAACCGGTATCACCGCCCCAGAATCAACCGGAAGAGAGTTCGTGGTGGAATTTCTTTCAAAGAGCTGAAAGACCTGAATATTGGTGATTATGTGGTTCACGTAGATTATGGAATCGGGAAGTTTGCGGGATTCAAAAAGATTGAAGTTCGGGGAGCCGTTCAGGAAGCGGCCGTGCTTCGGTACCAGGAGGACTCCATTCTCTATGTGAATGTTTCGAGCCTTCACAAGCTTCAAAAATATTCCGGTAAAGAGGGGAAAGTTCCGAAAATAACCAAACTTGGTTCCGGAGAATGGGCTCGTAAAAAGGCAAGTACCAAGAAGAAAGTTAAAGACATTGCCAAAGACCTGATTGAACTCTACGCCAAGAGAAAAGCACAAGATGCATTCGAATATTCATCGGATAATGCCTGGCAAACGGAGATGGAAGCACGATTTGAGTTCGAGGAAACACCGGACCAAATGGATGCCATCAATGCGGTGAAAAACGATATGGAATCTTCCCAACCAATGGATCGGCTCGTTTGCGGCGATGTAGGATTTGGGAAAACGGAAGTTGCCATTCGTGCAGCTTTCAAAGCCGTGATGGATCAGAAACAAGTTGCGGTTTTAGTACCCACGACTATTTTGGCAGATCAGCACTACAAAACATTTAGCCGCCGAATGGAGGAATATCCTGTTAAAGTGGACGTGATCTCCCGTTTTCGATCAAAAGCGGAGCAAAAACAGATCATCGAAGATCTCAAAGAAGGAAAGACTGATATTTTGATCGGAACCCACCGTATTGTTTCAAAGGATATAAAGTTCAAGGATCTTGGTTTGATGATTACCGATGAGGAACAGAGATTCGGTGTAACCGTCAAAGAGAAACTAAAGGAATTTCGTGCTTCTGTGGATGTGTTGACACTTACCGCGACCCCCATCCCAAGAACACTTCAATTTTCCCTGATGGGAGCCCGTGATCTCAGTATTATCAACACCCCTCCCCCCAACCGGCAACCGGTTTATACGGAAATTCACAGTTATGATGAAGTATTAATTCGGGATGCTATCATTGAAGAGATTTCCCGTGGCGGCCAGGTTTTCTTCATTCATAACAGGGTAAAAAATATTGAAGAAATGGCTGGGATGATCCGACAACTCGTCCCGGATATTCGGGTTCGATTTGCACACGGACAGATGTCTCCTGCCAAACTCGAAAAAATTATCCGGGATTTCTATCTCAATAAATTTGATGTACTTGTATCTACAAATATTGTTGAAAACGGAATCGATATTGCCAATGCAAACACCATTATTATCAACAATGCCAACAATTTTGGCTTATCTGAACTACATCAATTACGTGGGCGTGTGGGCCGTTCAAACCGAAAAGCTTACTGTTATTTGATCACACCGCCGGTTAATACACTGACCCCGGAAGCACGAAAGCGGCTCACTGCACTCGAAGAATTTTCCGATCTGGGATCCGGTTTCAACATTGCGATGCGAGATCTTGATATTCGCGGCGCAGGTGATATTCTCGGAGCGGAGCAAAGTGGCTACATTTCTGATATTGGATTTGAACTCTATACCAAAATCCTCGATGATGCCGTCCGGGAATTGAAGGAAACAGAGTACGGTTCACTCTTCAAACATGAGGAGAAAAAGGTAGATTACCCCGACACAAAAGTAGAATTCGACCTGTCTGCGTACCTGAAGAATTCGTATGTGGAAGACAGTGTGGAGCGGTTGAATTTATATCGAAAACTTTCCGAAGCTGAAAGTTTAAAACAAATTGATGAGTGGCAGGAAGAATTAGAAGACCGCTTCGGAGAAATGCCCGACAGTGGCATCAACTTATTGAAGGCGGCTAAAATCAAATTACTTGCATCTCGCTTATTCTTCAAAAAAGTGACTGCCAGATCTGATAGAATGTGGTTACTTTGTCCTAAAAATGAGAGTAAACTTGGTGATCATTTCTATGACACCGGGCTCTTCCAAAGCACGCTAAAGAAAATTCAGAGTTATAAGGAACATCCTTACCAGGTTGTCCAGAAAAATGATGCAGTAACCTTTGTTATTTCAAACATACCGAATGTGGATGCGGCGATTTCCTATCTGCAAAAACTTCAAAAAACCAACGTTGAAGAAACGGAACCGGTATGA
- a CDS encoding DUF58 domain-containing protein: MISKEILKKIRKLEIHTKGLVNNIFSGEYQTAFKGRGMEFSEVRAYTFGDDVRQIDWNVTARSSEPYIKVFEEEREQTLVLCVDISPSGFFGSHSQTKMELAIEICAVLAFSAIKNGDKVGLVLFSDKVEKVVPPKKGRTHVLRLIRELYTTEPQGKTTNIADALSYVNRLLTRRAILVLASDFQDQNFEKQHRITARKHDLVNLVINDKLEEDLPNIGIVPLRDAESGKEALVDTSSKKVREAYRKRVEDRKKVLAEYFLKNKMDSIDVYTNESYIQPLINFFQRRIRRF; this comes from the coding sequence ATGATTTCGAAAGAGATATTAAAGAAAATCAGGAAGCTGGAAATTCACACCAAGGGATTGGTGAATAACATTTTCAGCGGCGAATACCAAACTGCATTTAAAGGCCGGGGAATGGAGTTTTCCGAAGTGCGTGCCTACACCTTCGGCGATGACGTTCGGCAGATTGACTGGAATGTGACTGCAAGAAGTTCGGAACCATATATCAAAGTTTTTGAAGAAGAGCGGGAACAGACTCTGGTGCTTTGCGTGGACATCTCACCCAGTGGATTTTTCGGGAGCCACTCTCAAACCAAAATGGAACTGGCTATTGAGATTTGTGCCGTGCTGGCGTTCAGTGCCATCAAAAATGGTGACAAAGTAGGACTGGTTCTTTTTTCTGATAAAGTTGAAAAAGTTGTTCCTCCCAAGAAAGGGCGTACGCATGTACTCAGGCTCATCAGGGAACTTTACACAACCGAGCCCCAGGGAAAAACCACGAATATTGCAGATGCTCTGTCTTATGTAAACCGGTTACTAACACGCAGGGCCATTCTCGTGCTGGCATCCGATTTCCAGGATCAAAATTTTGAAAAGCAACACCGCATTACCGCCCGCAAGCACGACCTTGTAAATCTGGTAATTAATGACAAACTGGAAGAAGACTTGCCCAATATTGGTATTGTACCGCTCAGGGATGCAGAATCGGGCAAGGAAGCCCTGGTAGATACATCCAGTAAAAAAGTTAGAGAAGCCTACCGGAAGAGAGTTGAAGATCGCAAAAAAGTGCTCGCTGAATACTTCCTGAAAAATAAAATGGACTCCATTGATGTGTATACAAATGAGTCCTACATCCAACCTCTGATTAACTTTTTCCAGAGAAGAATTCGGAGATTTTAA
- a CDS encoding M23 family metallopeptidase: MTKKLIALVFLLSLFILIAMNWGNNEIRFPEKETITIQNLSEIPPSPGVDIYGLTTDNFEVLDDEIQRNESLYIVLNRNDVSPEKIFEIQQAAKGEVKLNRMMPGQKYRLYRDEEGVFAFVWHRTSTEFTTINWKDEITIENGEIPVETVIRTVSGTIHSSLASALMEQEISQKLVVELANIYAWTVDFYGLQMGDQFKAVYEDRYVNGEYIGIGKVRAAEFVHRGKELRAYFFDDGEQAGYYDNEGNSMRRVMMRVPFEYNPRISSSFSRNRYHPILKRNRPHYGTDYAAPTGTPILAAGDGIVTEAQRRGGNGNIVQIKHNSVYRTAYLHMSRFASGIRAGVRVKQGQVIGYVGQTGLATGPHLCYRLYKHDSPVNSVTYDFPPSEGLKDIYMDAYKTTMVRFDDMLNSLDAPEELAMN, translated from the coding sequence ATGACAAAGAAACTTATAGCGCTCGTTTTTTTACTGTCTCTGTTCATTCTCATTGCTATGAATTGGGGGAACAATGAAATTCGCTTTCCTGAAAAAGAAACTATAACCATTCAAAATTTAAGTGAGATTCCTCCTTCACCCGGCGTGGATATTTACGGGCTGACTACAGACAATTTTGAAGTTCTGGATGATGAGATTCAACGGAATGAATCGCTATATATCGTTTTGAACAGAAATGATGTTTCTCCCGAAAAGATTTTTGAGATACAACAGGCCGCAAAAGGCGAGGTGAAACTTAACCGGATGATGCCCGGACAAAAATATCGATTATACAGGGATGAGGAAGGAGTTTTTGCATTTGTGTGGCACCGGACGTCTACAGAATTTACCACCATCAACTGGAAAGATGAAATTACAATTGAGAACGGAGAAATACCTGTAGAAACAGTTATAAGAACGGTTTCCGGTACGATTCACAGTTCTCTTGCCAGTGCTTTGATGGAGCAGGAAATATCTCAGAAACTTGTAGTGGAACTCGCAAATATTTATGCCTGGACGGTAGACTTTTACGGACTACAAATGGGAGACCAGTTTAAAGCTGTGTACGAAGATCGATATGTGAATGGCGAGTATATTGGAATCGGCAAAGTAAGAGCAGCTGAATTTGTGCATCGCGGTAAAGAACTTCGTGCCTACTTTTTTGACGATGGTGAGCAAGCTGGATACTATGACAATGAAGGAAACAGTATGCGCCGTGTGATGATGCGTGTACCTTTTGAATATAATCCGAGAATTAGTTCAAGCTTTTCGAGAAACCGATACCATCCAATCCTTAAACGAAATCGCCCTCATTACGGAACCGACTACGCTGCACCAACAGGTACTCCGATACTTGCGGCAGGCGATGGTATTGTTACCGAAGCCCAGCGACGCGGGGGCAATGGAAATATTGTTCAGATCAAACATAACAGTGTTTACCGAACAGCTTACCTTCATATGAGTCGATTTGCGTCCGGAATTCGTGCCGGTGTTCGAGTGAAACAGGGACAGGTTATCGGTTATGTTGGCCAGACAGGTTTGGCGACAGGGCCACACTTATGCTACAGATTATATAAGCATGATTCACCCGTCAATTCTGTAACCTATGATTTTCCGCCATCCGAAGGTCTTAAAGATATTTACATGGATGCGTACAAAACTACTATGGTTCGTTTTGATGATATGCTCAATAGCCTGGACGCTCCTGAAGAGCTTGCGATGAATTAA
- a CDS encoding vWA domain-containing protein gives MSWANPEFFWLLILVPFYIGYKLWFVLTKKDPSLTFSSTKFFKELPGNYRAYLIWLTPILYIGAYVLLVMALARPQLQNSNIERNAEGIDIIISIDISSSMLAEDISPNRLAAAKSVASDFINERISDRIGINVFARESFTVVPPTLDHDLVKNMLESVNLGMVRDGTAIGMGIATSINRLRDSEAESKVIILLTDGMNNAGEIDPITAGEMAATFGIRIYTLGIGTRGTAPYPVDDPVFGRRYQNVEVNIDEEMLTQVANQTGGNYYRATDLQELIDIYDEIDRLEQSEIEEIIYIDYRELYPWYLGLGILVLLLGFLNERFFTRSPLFYS, from the coding sequence ATGAGTTGGGCAAATCCCGAATTTTTCTGGCTACTGATTTTAGTGCCTTTCTATATCGGGTATAAGCTATGGTTTGTCCTTACCAAAAAAGATCCATCCCTAACCTTCTCTTCCACAAAGTTCTTTAAAGAACTGCCGGGAAATTATCGGGCCTACTTAATTTGGCTGACACCCATTCTTTACATTGGCGCTTATGTTCTCCTGGTGATGGCATTGGCCCGGCCGCAACTTCAAAACTCAAATATTGAGCGTAATGCCGAGGGAATTGATATCATCATAAGTATTGATATTTCATCGTCAATGCTGGCTGAAGACATTTCTCCAAACCGGTTGGCAGCGGCAAAGTCAGTTGCTTCCGATTTTATCAACGAAAGAATTTCAGACAGAATAGGAATCAACGTTTTTGCACGCGAAAGTTTTACTGTTGTGCCTCCCACACTCGATCACGATCTGGTGAAAAATATGCTGGAATCTGTGAATCTTGGCATGGTTCGGGACGGTACGGCCATTGGCATGGGAATCGCAACATCCATCAACCGGCTGAGGGATAGCGAAGCGGAAAGTAAAGTAATTATTCTTCTGACAGACGGAATGAATAACGCCGGTGAAATTGACCCGATTACCGCCGGTGAGATGGCTGCAACCTTTGGCATCCGGATTTATACGCTTGGAATAGGAACCAGGGGAACGGCCCCCTACCCTGTCGACGACCCAGTTTTTGGCCGCCGTTACCAAAATGTGGAAGTAAATATCGACGAAGAGATGCTAACACAGGTAGCCAATCAAACCGGGGGAAATTATTATCGGGCTACTGATTTACAGGAACTGATTGATATTTATGATGAAATCGACCGCCTGGAACAATCAGAGATTGAAGAAATTATTTACATCGATTACCGGGAACTCTATCCGTGGTATTTGGGATTGGGAATTTTGGTACTCTTACTTGGATTTTTAAATGAACGATTCTTCACACGATCCCCATTGTTTTACTCCTGA
- the ald gene encoding alanine dehydrogenase, producing MIIGVPKEIKTHENRVSLQPAGVLQMKRNGHKVLVEKNAGLGSGFTNEMYEERGATIIDDVGKIWQEADMIMKVKEPIKVEYPRMREGQIIFTYFHFAASQELTEAVQNSGAIAIAYETVEKKDGSLPLLVPMSEVAGRMAAQEGAKYLEKATGGRGILMGGIPGVPPANVIVLGGGIVGINAAKIAAGMGANTTILDINIPKLRYLDDVMPKNVHTLYSTEGNIRNLLPLTDLVIGAVLIPGAKAPSLIRKDMLKLMRPGTVMVDVAIDQGGCFETSKPTTHDDPIYIIDDVVHYCVANMPGAVPYTSTLGLTNVTTPYAVQIANKGWKQALTDDPELRKGLNIVDGKIVYKDVAEAFGMGYTSIEEVI from the coding sequence ATGATTATCGGAGTTCCAAAAGAGATTAAAACACACGAGAACAGGGTTTCGCTACAACCGGCCGGAGTGCTTCAGATGAAAAGAAATGGGCATAAGGTTTTAGTAGAAAAGAATGCTGGTTTGGGCAGCGGATTTACGAATGAAATGTATGAAGAACGGGGGGCTACGATCATTGATGATGTCGGGAAGATATGGCAGGAAGCAGACATGATCATGAAAGTAAAAGAACCAATCAAGGTTGAATATCCGCGGATGAGGGAAGGGCAGATTATATTTACCTACTTCCATTTTGCTGCCAGCCAGGAGTTGACCGAAGCCGTTCAGAACTCCGGTGCAATTGCCATTGCCTATGAAACTGTTGAGAAGAAAGATGGTTCATTGCCGCTGCTTGTTCCGATGAGTGAAGTTGCCGGCCGTATGGCAGCACAGGAAGGCGCCAAATATTTGGAAAAAGCAACGGGTGGTCGCGGCATTCTGATGGGCGGTATTCCCGGCGTGCCTCCGGCAAATGTGATTGTACTTGGGGGGGGGATTGTAGGAATAAATGCAGCAAAAATTGCAGCAGGAATGGGTGCCAACACTACCATTCTGGATATCAACATTCCAAAGCTTCGATATCTTGATGACGTGATGCCCAAAAATGTGCATACACTTTATTCAACCGAAGGGAATATTCGTAATCTATTGCCTCTCACAGATTTAGTAATTGGAGCTGTTCTTATCCCCGGAGCAAAAGCGCCCAGCCTGATTCGCAAGGATATGCTAAAACTGATGCGGCCCGGAACAGTCATGGTGGATGTTGCTATTGACCAGGGGGGGTGTTTTGAAACATCAAAACCGACCACTCATGACGATCCTATTTATATTATTGATGATGTGGTTCACTACTGCGTGGCAAATATGCCGGGAGCTGTTCCGTATACATCCACATTAGGACTCACCAATGTAACAACTCCTTACGCCGTTCAAATTGCGAATAAAGGATGGAAACAAGCATTGACGGATGACCCTGAACTGAGAAAGGGATTGAACATTGTTGATGGCAAGATAGTCTACAAAGATGTCGCCGAAGCTTTTGGTATGGGCTACACGTCCATTGAAGAGGTGATTTAA